A genomic window from Planococcus rifietoensis includes:
- the dapF gene encoding diaminopimelate epimerase yields MELLKVHGSMNTFFLYEGNDREDFPQLTKQLAALDEQIDGLLTVSPSTHADAKMRVFNTDGSEASMCGNGLRCVARFVCEREGVDQAVIETMKADLAVQKEPEIDAGVNMYGVEISPVSFQLADLPMTLEEHTEWRQQALPFMDVDIPFTAVAVPNPHLIGIVSKELQKDPSHQEKWAAYFNGDNPYFSDGVNLSYVTPLKEGIFVRTYERGVGFTDACGTAMTASALVSCLAGLVPFGDVSVFNPGGMVNCSVKSEDGHYQLKLSGNATYVAVYRFQAGDSLADGALELVKQSDEQPAYEKFIEKISSATAELR; encoded by the coding sequence ATGGAATTACTGAAAGTACATGGTTCAATGAATACATTTTTTCTCTATGAAGGAAACGACCGCGAGGATTTCCCTCAATTAACGAAGCAACTGGCAGCACTTGATGAGCAAATCGACGGCCTCTTGACGGTCTCGCCATCCACGCACGCTGATGCAAAAATGCGCGTTTTCAATACGGACGGCTCTGAAGCTTCCATGTGCGGCAACGGTTTGCGCTGTGTGGCGCGCTTTGTTTGCGAGCGGGAAGGCGTTGACCAGGCAGTGATCGAGACGATGAAAGCAGATTTGGCAGTGCAGAAAGAACCGGAGATTGATGCGGGCGTGAACATGTACGGCGTAGAAATTTCGCCGGTGTCTTTCCAGCTTGCCGATTTGCCGATGACGCTCGAAGAACATACAGAATGGCGCCAGCAAGCGCTGCCTTTTATGGATGTTGATATTCCATTTACGGCCGTTGCCGTGCCAAACCCTCATTTGATCGGGATCGTCAGCAAGGAATTACAGAAAGACCCATCCCATCAGGAGAAATGGGCCGCCTATTTTAACGGTGATAACCCTTATTTCTCGGATGGTGTCAATTTAAGTTATGTGACGCCATTGAAAGAAGGGATTTTTGTCCGCACCTATGAAAGAGGCGTTGGCTTTACGGACGCTTGCGGTACGGCCATGACGGCATCGGCTTTGGTCAGCTGTCTTGCCGGACTTGTGCCATTCGGGGACGTTTCCGTCTTTAACCCAGGTGGTATGGTTAATTGTTCGGTAAAATCCGAGGACGGCCATTATCAATTGAAATTGAGCGGCAATGCAACCTATGTAGCTGTATATCGCTTCCAAGCCGGTGACTCTTTGGCAGATGGTGCGCTGGAACTGGTAAAACAATCGGATGAGCAGCCGGCTTATGAAAAATTCATTGAGAAAATCAGCAGTGCGACAGCAGAGCTGAGATAA
- a CDS encoding undecaprenyldiphospho-muramoylpentapeptide beta-N-acetylglucosaminyltransferase: MENKTIILTGGGTAGHVSLNQAIIPELEKLGFRVEYIGSKEGIENELIRDSYPEITYHAISSGKLRRYFSMKNFTDPFRVGAGLTQALNIIRKVKPVAIFSKGGFVSVPVAMAGRLAGVPVIIHESDVTPGLANKLAIPFADHIFTVFKETMSHVPKEKSTCTGSVIRSELLDGSAASGRELCHFDNTHKVLMIMGGSQGSALINDAVRENLDTLTKQFNIIHLCGKGNIDERLEGHEQYCQFEYVTHELSHLLHLTDLVVSRAGSNSIFEFLALKKPMLLIPLSKQKSRGDQILNANLFEAQGFAHVLEEEQVNAKSFMAAIERLVAEEEQLIQAMTEAEPPKTAYEMAKLVAAHAK; the protein is encoded by the coding sequence ATGGAAAACAAGACAATCATTTTAACGGGCGGCGGAACAGCCGGCCATGTTTCATTAAATCAGGCAATCATTCCGGAACTGGAAAAACTCGGGTTCCGCGTTGAATACATCGGCTCCAAAGAAGGAATCGAAAACGAATTGATCCGCGATTCGTATCCGGAGATCACCTATCACGCCATTTCAAGCGGCAAACTGCGCCGTTATTTCTCCATGAAGAACTTCACGGATCCGTTCCGTGTCGGGGCAGGATTAACGCAAGCCTTGAACATCATCCGCAAAGTGAAGCCGGTCGCAATCTTTTCAAAAGGCGGTTTCGTCTCGGTGCCGGTCGCGATGGCGGGGCGTCTCGCGGGCGTGCCTGTCATCATCCACGAATCCGATGTCACGCCGGGCCTTGCGAACAAACTGGCGATTCCCTTTGCGGACCATATCTTTACGGTCTTCAAGGAAACGATGAGCCACGTGCCAAAAGAGAAATCGACTTGCACGGGCTCGGTCATTCGCAGCGAATTGCTCGATGGCTCAGCCGCGAGCGGCAGGGAATTATGCCATTTCGACAATACCCATAAAGTATTGATGATTATGGGGGGAAGCCAAGGGTCTGCACTCATCAATGATGCGGTGCGCGAAAACCTGGATACATTGACCAAGCAATTCAACATCATCCATTTATGCGGAAAAGGCAATATCGATGAACGCCTTGAAGGCCACGAACAGTATTGCCAGTTTGAATACGTGACGCATGAATTGTCGCATCTTTTGCATTTGACGGACCTGGTCGTCTCCCGGGCAGGATCGAATTCGATCTTTGAATTTTTGGCATTGAAAAAGCCGATGCTGCTCATTCCTTTATCGAAGCAAAAAAGCCGCGGGGACCAGATCTTAAATGCTAATTTGTTCGAAGCGCAAGGCTTTGCCCATGTACTTGAGGAAGAACAAGTGAATGCTAAGAGCTTCATGGCGGCAATTGAGCGCCTGGTAGCTGAAGAAGAGCAATTGATCCAAGCAATGACAGAAGCAGAGCCGCCGAAAACCGCTTATGAAATGGCGAAATTGGTAGCTGCCCACGCAAAATAA
- a CDS encoding MATE family efflux transporter: protein MYETKTTQEKLKLLMKIVLPILITQVAMYMVTFFDIYMTARYGTEDLAGVSIGSSFWVPVYIGLAGILMSITPIVAQLMGAKKKDGVKDAVQQGIYLAVILAAIVFAFFFFGIDWLLGFMDLEPAVNDVASRYIFAMSLGLVPLFAYNALRSYIDALGATRVTMFITLMSAPINVFFNYLLIFGNFGFPELGGPGAGMASAITYWLVLAIAAFIIHTNEPFKSFGIFRKWTRPSLSRWKEITGIGVPIGISIFAETSIFSAVTFMMSVYGTITIAAHQIALNFASLLYMLPLSISMGATILVGFEVGAKRASHAKQYSWLGVGAAVTLSVISSGILYFLREPIAGLYSSDPAVIGLAVQFLIFAALFQVSDAVQAPVQGALRGYKDVNITFIMALISYWVIGLPSGYLFATFTDLGAFGYWVGLIAGLTAGAITLSIRLLIIQKKLASH, encoded by the coding sequence ATGTACGAAACGAAAACGACTCAAGAAAAACTTAAATTGTTAATGAAAATCGTCTTGCCGATTCTCATCACCCAAGTCGCTATGTATATGGTGACTTTTTTCGATATTTACATGACCGCCCGCTACGGGACCGAGGATCTTGCCGGCGTGTCGATCGGATCCTCTTTTTGGGTTCCGGTGTATATCGGACTGGCCGGCATCCTCATGTCCATTACTCCAATTGTAGCACAATTGATGGGGGCCAAGAAAAAAGATGGCGTGAAAGATGCCGTGCAGCAAGGGATTTACTTGGCGGTCATCCTGGCGGCGATCGTCTTCGCCTTCTTCTTCTTTGGCATCGATTGGCTGCTCGGCTTTATGGACCTCGAGCCAGCGGTCAACGACGTAGCCAGCCGCTACATTTTTGCGATGAGCTTAGGGCTGGTGCCGCTGTTCGCCTATAATGCGCTGCGTTCGTATATCGATGCACTCGGTGCCACGCGCGTGACGATGTTCATCACGTTGATGTCGGCACCGATCAATGTCTTCTTCAACTACTTGCTAATCTTCGGAAACTTCGGCTTCCCTGAACTGGGCGGGCCGGGCGCCGGAATGGCTTCGGCGATCACGTATTGGCTCGTGCTGGCGATTGCCGCATTCATAATCCACACGAACGAACCGTTCAAGTCATTCGGGATTTTCCGCAAATGGACGCGTCCTTCCCTAAGCAGATGGAAAGAAATCACCGGCATCGGCGTGCCGATCGGCATTTCAATCTTCGCCGAAACGAGCATCTTTTCTGCGGTCACGTTCATGATGTCCGTGTACGGCACGATCACCATCGCTGCTCATCAGATCGCCTTGAACTTTGCATCGCTCCTCTATATGCTGCCGCTCAGCATTTCGATGGGCGCGACAATTCTGGTCGGTTTTGAAGTCGGGGCAAAACGTGCGTCACATGCCAAACAATACAGCTGGCTTGGCGTCGGTGCAGCCGTAACGCTTAGTGTCATTTCGTCGGGCATCCTCTACTTCTTGCGGGAACCAATTGCCGGGTTGTACTCCTCCGACCCCGCCGTCATCGGGCTGGCTGTCCAGTTCCTGATCTTCGCCGCTTTGTTCCAAGTATCGGACGCTGTCCAAGCTCCGGTACAAGGGGCGCTGAGGGGATATAAGGACGTCAACATCACATTCATCATGGCGCTCATTTCCTATTGGGTCATCGGGCTGCCTTCTGGCTACCTGTTCGCCACGTTCACCGATCTCGGCGCGTTTGGGTATTGGGTCGGCCTGATCGCCGGACTCACTGCAGGCGCCATCACTTTGTCAATCCGCCTGTTGATCATCCAGAAAAAACTGGCTAGCCACTGA
- a CDS encoding alpha/beta fold hydrolase, which produces MKQVLFIHSAGPQGEQEGSSRLLQYLKQQLDAEYQVIAPKMPYPEDPHYLPWKHVLKKEIESLNDGAIVITHSLGGSVLFKFLSEQAPRKSFAKIIAVAAPYWEINSQWAVEEFLLEENFGSHIDPLPEVVLFHSAGDPIVPFSHSQKYSEKLSNATVRKLPGNDHLFPNGISGLVSEIRKTESRD; this is translated from the coding sequence ATGAAACAAGTTTTATTCATCCATAGTGCTGGCCCACAAGGTGAGCAAGAAGGCAGTTCGAGGCTGCTGCAGTATTTGAAGCAACAATTAGATGCCGAATATCAGGTAATTGCACCAAAAATGCCCTACCCTGAAGACCCGCATTACTTGCCTTGGAAACACGTATTAAAAAAAGAAATCGAATCATTGAACGATGGCGCAATTGTGATAACCCACTCACTCGGAGGTTCGGTTTTGTTTAAATTTTTATCAGAACAAGCTCCTCGAAAGTCATTTGCTAAAATCATCGCTGTCGCAGCACCGTATTGGGAAATCAATTCGCAATGGGCAGTCGAAGAGTTTTTACTGGAAGAGAATTTCGGTTCTCATATTGATCCCTTACCGGAAGTCGTTCTTTTCCATAGCGCTGGCGATCCCATTGTCCCTTTCAGCCATTCACAAAAATACTCAGAGAAACTGTCGAATGCGACAGTGAGAAAACTTCCCGGAAATGATCACCTGTTCCCAAATGGGATAAGCGGGCTTGTCTCGGAAATCAGAAAAACAGAGAGTCGAGACTGA
- a CDS encoding CobW family GTP-binding protein, which translates to MVDVYLFSGFLGSGKTTLLKKMIMEFKEKGLKPAVFMNELGSMNFDSEEVGDGVPLKEILDGCICCSGSEKSEAQIQTLLAESEFDVLLIETTGAAHPVEALDAIFSPLFAERLNFRGIVTVADSKRFLERQQLSPQIRSLFIEQIRHADLLLANKTDLLSESEQSQAIFEIQQINPTARIVQTVHAKVPLKLLESVSPAQRGPVEQAPVSKLNLQTKIVSFDEPIEREAFEEWLRNLPDTVYRIKGYLTLSGHSYPHSFQYAYGMVQWLPEYMKLRNQIVLIGENLEELVMP; encoded by the coding sequence ATGGTTGATGTGTATTTGTTCAGCGGATTTCTCGGCAGCGGGAAAACGACCTTGCTGAAAAAGATGATTATGGAATTTAAGGAAAAAGGCTTGAAGCCGGCCGTATTCATGAATGAACTCGGATCGATGAATTTCGATTCGGAAGAAGTCGGGGACGGGGTGCCGCTTAAGGAAATCCTGGATGGCTGCATTTGCTGCAGCGGCTCGGAAAAATCGGAAGCACAAATTCAGACTTTGCTCGCAGAGTCTGAATTCGATGTCTTGCTGATCGAAACGACAGGCGCGGCGCATCCCGTCGAGGCGCTCGACGCGATTTTCTCGCCTTTGTTTGCGGAGCGCTTGAATTTCCGCGGCATTGTCACCGTGGCAGACAGCAAACGCTTTTTAGAGCGCCAGCAATTGTCTCCGCAAATCCGCTCGCTGTTCATCGAGCAAATCCGCCACGCCGATTTATTATTGGCGAATAAAACGGATTTGCTGAGCGAATCGGAACAAAGCCAAGCTATTTTTGAGATCCAGCAAATCAATCCGACGGCGCGCATCGTTCAGACGGTCCATGCCAAAGTGCCTTTGAAATTGCTCGAATCCGTGAGCCCTGCACAGCGCGGGCCGGTCGAACAAGCACCGGTGTCAAAATTGAATCTGCAGACGAAGATCGTTTCATTTGATGAGCCAATCGAGCGCGAAGCGTTTGAAGAATGGCTGCGCAATTTGCCGGATACGGTCTATCGCATCAAAGGCTATCTTACGCTCTCAGGCCATAGCTATCCGCATTCTTTCCAATACGCTTACGGCATGGTGCAGTGGCTGCCAGAATACATGAAGCTGCGCAACCAGATTGTGCTGATCGGTGAAAATCTTGAAGAGTTGGTAATGCCATGA